A single genomic interval of Helianthus annuus cultivar XRQ/B chromosome 13, HanXRQr2.0-SUNRISE, whole genome shotgun sequence harbors:
- the LOC110901305 gene encoding uncharacterized protein LOC110901305: protein MRCKKHNTDLNSINDVCASCLCERLFKLILTRKQTEAQDQSQNNRNSNTNSPLPRSVSPYIHWKPVQQHNSITTVQQPSNKPHLNHSRSDKGFYNSPRIAVTSGGCIGSATSTSSNNKKKKRLIRFSSLSNIFRSKGHDGDSDSIHGAFVSTSGEPSGAAGKPTSVTSSPLWFSNVRPVSDRRQKKLSAIWENMCLC, encoded by the coding sequence ATGAGGTGTAAGAAACACAACACCGATCTCAACAGCATCAACGACGTCTGCGCTTCTTGTCTCTGTGAACGCCTATTCAAATTAATCCTCACTCGGAAACAAACCGAAGCCCAGGACCAATCACAGAACAACCgtaattcaaacacaaattcACCGTTACCTCGTTCTGTTTCTCCGTACATCCACTGGAAACCCGTACAGCAACATAATTCTATTACAACTGTCCAACAACCTTCTAACAAACCTCACCTGAACCACAGCCGCTCAGATAAAGGGTTCTACAACTCACCGCGGATAGCAGTTACTTCCGGCGGTTGCATCGGCAGTGCTACTTCTACTTCATCGAAcaataagaagaagaagagatTAATTAGGTTTTCATCGCTTTCAAACATCTTCAGATCTAAAGGACATGACGGAGACTCCGATTCGATTCACGGAGCTTTCGTTTCCACTTCCGGCGAGCCGAGCGGCGCTGCTGGTAAGCCGACGTCAGTGACATCATCTCCGTTGTGGTTCTCGAACGTTCGTCCAGTATCCGATCGTCGTCAGAAGAAATTATCTGCAATTTGGGAGAATATGTGTTTGTGTTGA